The sequence below is a genomic window from Salinispira pacifica.
TAGAGGGCTGAAGCAGATTCACATAGCGCCGGGCTTTGGCGGTGAAAGCAGGATCAAGTTCCTGCATGCCCCCAAGCACATTCGCCACTGTTACAGGGTTTCCCGGCCTGCGCTCCTTGATGGACTTCCGCAAATACCGCTCCACTTCGCTCTGGCCGGCAAATGCCCGCATAAGAAATCGGAATACCGTATTCTTCAGAAAACTGTAGCTGTTCAGCACCGCCCCCACATGGGGAGAAGTGATCACAATCCCTGAGTTTGATAAGAGAAAAAAATCAACCACATTGTTGGAAGCACCGGATCCAAGATCCAGCAGAATATAATCAGCCTCAAGTTTTTCAATGTGCCGGATAAGACTCTGCTTCTGGCTGAATACGATATTGGGTGTACCGGCAACCAGAACATCACCGGGAATAAAACGGAGATTGGGGTACGGTGTGGGAGCGATGAGATTGGTGAACCCCACACTTTTATCCGAAAGAAAATTCCCCACCCCCGAATGGCGGTTCTTCAATCCCAGGGTGGAATGAAGGTTGGAGCCGCCCAGGTCCAGGTCGATAAGAATGGTGTCGTATCCTAATTGACCGAGACGCACACCCAGATTGGCGCACACTTCAGTCTTTCCCACACCGCCCTTACCGCCGGCTATCGGGATAATTTTCGCTGCTCTTCGTTGTGTTATGACCATATTTCCCGCCTGTGAGTACCACAATACTCGAATTTTGTAAAAAATGCCAGCTTTGTTGCTGACAGATTGTTAACTACGTCCTATAGTTATTAATGGTGGAAAATCAAGAAGAACTCAACATCAGTGGAAACCGCGTATATCATATTGACAGGGAATGTTATGTGCTGTACCTGGGAAAGGCTGACAGAAAGTACCGGCCTTTTCTTCGCATCGGCACCAGCCCGTATCTTCCTTCAGATATACGCCGACATATCAGCTCGGTACTTCTCACCGACAGACTCACCGGTGATTATTTTATCGAAGGGGACTGCCTTGAAAAACCGGTGAGTCACCACATGCATTATGTGGGCTCCCACGATCTCGTGGATGCGGTGAAGCATTTCATCCGGAATGAGAAGATAGCCGAACATCCTCTCAAACCCGGCGACAAGGTGGAAACCGGCGAAGGCAGCCGGGTGGTTTTTTATGACAGCGGCAATGTCAGGATCATGCTGGACGGCCACCGTCTGTTTGATCTGCTGGAGCTGGAACGGAGCCACAACCATCAGGTT
It includes:
- a CDS encoding P-loop NTPase, translated to MVITQRRAAKIIPIAGGKGGVGKTEVCANLGVRLGQLGYDTILIDLDLGGSNLHSTLGLKNRHSGVGNFLSDKSVGFTNLIAPTPYPNLRFIPGDVLVAGTPNIVFSQKQSLIRHIEKLEADYILLDLGSGASNNVVDFFLLSNSGIVITSPHVGAVLNSYSFLKNTVFRFLMRAFAGQSEVERYLRKSIKERRPGNPVTVANVLGGMQELDPAFTAKARRYVNLLQPSIVLNLVRDGDDLNIAESLRDLTSNNLDVKLSTLGMLIHDEGLAASHRSSAPLTHSLPDSLFAVEIDRIAQKIVQSPEFPTLALATEMYSDSFELMKIESAEDLAELHEQLTRHERQDQTDAEEFIQILSQQKKQIHELKNTVRMLTMRDR